One Sulfurihydrogenibium subterraneum DSM 15120 DNA segment encodes these proteins:
- a CDS encoding AMP-binding protein encodes MITIKPSEKTALIYAGKEISYNQLLDQIDKFSSLISVDKDDKVAIFSENRPEWIYTFFAVWQKGAINVPIDFMSNEEDLLYILKDCKPKFIFTSKENKEKVLAVKDKLDYQIQIFVFEELDFNLKKDSQEIKRDLEDVAVILYTSGTTGSPKGVMLTYKNILSNVRAVEKVGIASEKDSTLALLPFHHSYPLVVSMIIPLNLQATIVFLDKLTPEDILEKLKTYKVSILIAVPRVYSLFHRRIFQEINKNSFAKTIFKVVKALNYQPLSRLIFKKVHQVFGGNIKYFVSGGSKLDLDVAKDIWALGFRVVEGYGLTETSPIVSFNPPNRIKLGSVGKPIEGVKVKILDGEILVKGDNVFKGYYNKPLETQNSFKDCFFMTGDLGYLDDEGYLYITGRKKEIIVLPNGKNINPEEIENHILKISDIVKEVAIIQKDNSLFAIIYPDFESVKKKGIVNLEEAIKWSVIDKYNLTQPPYKRIGGFKIVNQELPKTRLGKIRRFMLKDFLEKAEQKPKPIKEPDSQVYQILKDYLKSYTNLPVYPDSHIEIDLALDSLGKVELLTFIETTFGVSITEKDLAENITVESLYKLIEDRKTKVETQAVNWKEILNQKSTVEIKEGYITYLKPILKTFFKIYNKLQVEGLENIKEKPVIFAPNHQSYLDGFLLIASLPKDVLKDTYFLAEETYFQTEFRKFIAKNFNIIPVNINKNLKESLIKSAAVLKNGKNLVIFPEGARTRDGSLLPFKKGFAILSKELNIPVIPIVISGAFESYPINAKIPKPYPIKVKFLEAVYPDNLSYEEITEIAREKINQFKIY; translated from the coding sequence AGCTTTTAGACCAGATAGATAAATTTTCTTCATTAATAAGTGTAGACAAAGATGATAAAGTGGCTATTTTTTCAGAAAACCGCCCCGAATGGATTTACACATTTTTTGCAGTCTGGCAAAAAGGTGCTATAAATGTTCCCATAGACTTTATGTCTAACGAAGAAGACCTCCTTTACATTCTAAAAGATTGTAAACCAAAGTTTATCTTTACTTCAAAAGAAAATAAAGAAAAAGTTTTAGCTGTAAAGGATAAGTTAGATTATCAAATACAGATATTTGTTTTTGAGGAGTTAGATTTTAATCTTAAAAAAGACTCTCAAGAAATAAAAAGAGATTTAGAGGATGTAGCAGTGATACTTTACACTTCTGGGACAACAGGTAGCCCAAAAGGTGTGATGCTTACTTATAAAAACATTCTTTCAAATGTAAGAGCTGTAGAAAAGGTAGGTATAGCATCTGAAAAAGATTCAACCCTTGCACTGCTTCCATTTCATCACTCTTATCCGTTAGTTGTGTCTATGATTATTCCTCTAAACTTACAAGCTACAATAGTATTTTTAGATAAACTTACTCCTGAAGACATTTTAGAGAAGCTGAAAACTTACAAAGTATCCATCTTAATAGCAGTTCCCAGAGTTTATAGCCTTTTTCACAGAAGAATTTTTCAAGAAATAAATAAAAACAGCTTTGCAAAAACGATTTTTAAAGTAGTAAAGGCGTTAAACTATCAACCTTTAAGTAGATTAATCTTTAAAAAAGTCCATCAAGTTTTTGGTGGAAATATAAAATACTTTGTAAGTGGTGGGTCAAAACTTGATTTAGACGTAGCAAAAGACATATGGGCTTTAGGATTTAGAGTAGTTGAAGGATACGGACTTACAGAAACATCTCCGATAGTCTCTTTCAATCCTCCAAACAGGATAAAGTTAGGCTCAGTCGGAAAACCAATAGAAGGTGTAAAAGTAAAAATATTAGATGGTGAGATACTTGTAAAAGGAGACAATGTCTTTAAAGGCTATTACAACAAACCATTAGAAACACAAAACAGCTTTAAAGACTGTTTCTTTATGACGGGGGATTTAGGCTACTTAGACGATGAAGGTTATCTTTACATCACAGGAAGAAAAAAAGAGATAATAGTCCTACCAAACGGTAAAAACATCAACCCAGAAGAGATAGAAAACCACATTTTAAAGATATCAGACATTGTAAAAGAAGTTGCGATAATTCAAAAAGATAACTCACTTTTTGCAATAATCTATCCAGATTTTGAATCTGTAAAGAAAAAAGGTATTGTAAACCTTGAAGAAGCGATAAAGTGGAGCGTTATAGACAAGTATAACCTAACCCAACCACCTTACAAAAGGATAGGCGGATTTAAAATAGTAAATCAGGAGCTCCCTAAAACAAGACTTGGTAAGATAAGAAGATTTATGTTAAAAGACTTTTTAGAAAAAGCAGAACAAAAACCAAAACCGATAAAAGAGCCAGACAGTCAGGTATATCAAATACTTAAAGATTATCTGAAATCTTATACCAATTTACCTGTTTACCCAGATTCCCATATAGAGATAGATTTAGCCTTAGATTCCCTTGGAAAAGTAGAGCTTCTTACATTTATAGAAACAACCTTTGGAGTCTCTATCACAGAAAAAGATTTAGCAGAAAACATAACAGTTGAAAGTCTATATAAGCTGATAGAAGATAGAAAGACGAAAGTAGAAACGCAAGCTGTAAATTGGAAGGAAATACTCAATCAAAAATCCACAGTTGAGATAAAAGAAGGGTACATCACATACTTAAAACCTATACTAAAAACATTTTTCAAAATCTATAACAAATTACAAGTAGAGGGATTAGAAAACATAAAAGAAAAACCTGTTATATTCGCACCAAACCATCAAAGCTATCTTGACGGCTTTTTACTAATTGCCTCTTTACCAAAAGATGTTTTGAAAGACACCTACTTTTTAGCAGAAGAAACCTACTTTCAAACAGAATTTAGAAAGTTTATAGCAAAAAACTTTAACATAATACCAGTTAACATAAATAAAAATCTAAAAGAATCTCTTATAAAATCGGCAGCTGTTTTAAAAAATGGTAAAAATTTAGTCATATTCCCAGAAGGTGCAAGGACGAGAGACGGTAGTTTACTTCCGTTTAAAAAAGGTTTTGCAATACTCTCTAAAGAGTTAAACATTCCTGTTATTCCAATAGTTATAAGTGGAGCTTTTGAAAGCTACCCGATAAATGCAAAGATTCCTAAACCCTATCCAATAAAAGTCAAATTTTTAGAAGCTGTTTATCCTGATAATCTATCTTATGAAGAGATAACAGAAATAGCAAGAGAGAAAATAAACCAATTTAAAATTTATTGA
- a CDS encoding Spy/CpxP family protein refolding chaperone translates to MKKLITAVLVAASFMAGSNYTANAHEHYQNKERYIEKLQKDLNLTQDQVEKIKQLKQAEREEMKEFMKQHKNPILEATKNGNFDKEVFKNTVVENAKNMAEIRAKYLEKMFSILNEDQKKKFLEIMKERIERMHEKMHKEF, encoded by the coding sequence ATGAAAAAGTTAATCACAGCTGTATTGGTAGCAGCAAGTTTTATGGCAGGATCAAATTATACAGCAAATGCACACGAGCACTATCAAAACAAAGAGAGATATATTGAAAAATTACAAAAAGACCTTAACTTAACACAAGACCAAGTAGAAAAGATAAAACAACTCAAACAAGCTGAAAGAGAAGAGATGAAAGAGTTTATGAAACAACACAAAAACCCTATTTTAGAAGCTACAAAAAATGGCAACTTTGATAAAGAAGTGTTTAAAAACACCGTTGTAGAAAACGCTAAAAATATGGCAGAAATAAGAGCAAAATACTTAGAAAAAATGTTTTCAATATTAAATGAAGACCAGAAAAAGAAATTTTTAGAAATAATGAAAGAAAGGATAGAAAGAATGCATGAGAAGATGCATAAAGAATTTTAA
- a CDS encoding response regulator transcription factor codes for MIKVIMIEDDRELAELLTQYLAKFNISVKNFENPIKALEELEKNKNYDLMILDLSLPQMDGIEVCKKVAKEQDIPIIISSARSDDTDKIVALEVGADDYLAKPYNPRELVARIQAVLRRKEKKPRTIICGEFELDEEGFTIKKNGEPLNLTSAEFELLSMLIKNRGRVLTRDYILDNTIHLSYDSIDRTVDVIIGRIRKKIGDDPKNPKYIISVRGLGYKFEC; via the coding sequence ATGATAAAGGTAATAATGATAGAAGATGACAGAGAACTTGCAGAGCTACTGACACAGTACTTAGCTAAGTTTAATATATCTGTGAAAAACTTTGAAAATCCTATAAAAGCATTAGAAGAATTAGAAAAAAACAAAAATTATGACCTTATGATTTTAGACCTATCTCTTCCCCAGATGGACGGAATAGAGGTATGTAAAAAAGTAGCTAAAGAACAAGACATTCCAATAATAATATCCTCTGCAAGAAGTGATGATACTGACAAGATAGTTGCTTTGGAAGTGGGAGCTGACGATTATTTAGCAAAGCCTTACAACCCAAGGGAGTTAGTTGCAAGAATCCAAGCAGTTTTAAGAAGAAAAGAGAAAAAACCAAGGACAATTATTTGTGGAGAGTTTGAGTTAGACGAAGAAGGTTTTACAATAAAGAAAAACGGAGAGCCTTTAAATCTAACATCTGCAGAGTTTGAACTTTTATCAATGCTAATTAAAAATAGAGGAAGAGTCTTAACAAGAGATTACATATTAGATAATACAATTCATCTGAGTTATGATAGTATAGATAGAACAGTAGACGTTATAATAGGAAGAATAAGAAAAAAAATAGGCGATGACCCTAAAAATCCGAAATACATTATATCTGTCAGAGGGCTTGGATACAAGTTTGAATGTTAA